The following are encoded together in the Triticum dicoccoides isolate Atlit2015 ecotype Zavitan chromosome 6B, WEW_v2.0, whole genome shotgun sequence genome:
- the LOC119324679 gene encoding cytochrome b-c1 complex subunit 6-like: MADEEVSDPKALLEDRTKAKCVYQWYEYQKCVKRIEGDETGQKHCTGQYFDYWKCIDKHVAEKLFDSLK, translated from the exons AT GGCAGATGAGGAGGTATCTGACCCAAAGGCACTCCTAGAGGATCGTACGAAGGCTAAGTGTGTCTACCAGTGGTATGAATATCAG AAATGCGTTAAGAGAATTGAAGGTGACGAGACCGGGCAGAAGCACTGTACTGGCCAGTACTTCGATTACTGGAAATGCATTGACAAGCAT GTTGCTGAGAAGCTCTTTGATAGCTTAAAATGA